A segment of the Frankiales bacterium genome:
CAGGACCCGGACAGCTACGCGCGCGGTCTGGAGGTGCTGCTCGGCTCGGACGAGGTCGACGGGGTGCTCTGGGTGGGGTACTTCGGCGGCTATGCCGACCAGCCGGGCGTCCTCGGCCCGCTCGAGCTCGACGCAGCGCGGCGCGCGGCCGAGGTGGTGGCCGCGCAGGACGCGCCGGTCGTGGTCCAGACCATCTTCCCGCGCAGCGCGAGCTTCGACGCGCTGCACGGCGTCGGCGTCCCCGTCTTCCGCGGCCTGGAGGAGGCCGCGCGGTCGCTCGCCGCCGTGTGCGGCCCGCCTGCGGCGCCGCGCGACGACCTGACCGTGCCCCCGGCGGCCGCACCTGTCGCGGGCACCGACTACCTCGCGACGCGCGACCTGCTGCAGGCGTCCGGGCTGCGGTTCCCCGACGCCGCCGTGGTGCGCGACGCATCCGAGCTCGAGCAGGTCCTCGCCACCGACCGGCCGGCGTATCCCGTGGTGCTCAAGGCGATGGGGCTGGTGCACAAGTCCGACTCGGGTGGCGTGGTGATCGGCCTGCGCGACGAGCGCGCCGTGCGTTCCGCCCACGCCGAGCTGGTCGCACGGCTCGCTCCTCCGTCCGTCACGGTCGAGGCCATGGCCGACGTCGCTGCCGGTGTCGAGGTCATCGCGGGCGTGCGGTGGGACGACCGCTTCGGTCCCGTGCTCATGGTGGGCCTCGGCGGCGTGCACGCGGAGGTTCTGGGCGACGTCGCGTTCGCGCTCGCGCCGGCCTCGCCCGGCACGGTCGAGGCGCTCCTGCGCGGCCTGCGCGGGGCGGCCCTGCTGGATGGCGTGCGCGGCCGCGCCGCGGTCGACGTCGCGGCCCTCGCCGACGCGGTCTCCAGGATCTCCGAGGTCGCGGCGGCCCACCCCGAGCTCGGCGAGCTCGAGGTCAACCCCCTGCTGGCCACGCCCGACGGAGTCCTCGCCCTCGACGCGCGCGCGGTCGCGGCTCCCTGACACCACCGCTCACCCCACGTCCGTCCGAGCACGAGAGGCAGTCATGGACTTCGAGTACACGCCCGAGCAGGTCGAGCTCCAGCGGCGGGCCGCGGCGTACGTCGAAACCCTCATGCAGCACGAGGAGGCCGTCGAGGCGTCCGGGGGCCGGCTCGACCCGGCGATCCAGCGCGAGCTCGAGCAGGGCGCGCGCGACGCCGGCCTGTGGGCGATGAACATGCCGCGCGAGCTCGGCGGCGCCGGCCTCACGATGCTCGAGCGCGTCATCGTCTCCGAGCAGGTGGGGAAGGCGACGAACTGCCTGTGGGACTTCACCTGGTGGCCGGCGAACGTGCTCGTGCACGCGACGCCGGAGCAGCGGGAGCGCTTCCTGCTCCCCGTGATCCGCGGCGAGGTGCGTGACGCCTACGCCGTGACCGAACCGGGCGCCGGCTCGGACGCGGGCGGCGTGACGACGACGGCCACGAAGGTCGACGGCGGCTGGCTCATCAACGGCGAGAAGTGGTTCGTCACCGCGGGCGACGTCGCCGACTTCCTCATCGTGCACGCCAACGCCGGCCCGGAGGCCGCGCCGACGCTCTTCCTCGTCGAGAAGGACTCGCCCGGCGTCGAGATCCTGCACACCCCGTCGTTCATGCACACGCCGGTGCTGGGGCACCCGCAGATCGGCTTCACCGACGTCCTCGTGCCCGACGACCACGTCCTCGGCGAGGTCGGCCAGGGCTTCGACCTGACCAAGGAGTGGTTCGTCGAGGAGCGGCTGCTCATCGCCGCCCGGACGATCGGCGCGGCGGAGCGTGCCCTTCAGCACGCGCGCGACTGGGCCGTCGAGCGCGAGCAGTTCGGGCGCCCGATCGCCGAGTTCCAGCTGGTGCAGGCGATGCTGGCCGACTCGGCCGTCGACATCGCCGTCAACCGTGCCTACTACCACCAGGTGGCGGGCGAGATCGACGCAGGCGCCGACCCGAAGACGATGCACGCCAAGGCGTCCATCGCGAAGCTGTCGGCCTCCGAGGCGTCCGGCCGCGTCGCGGACCGGTGCCTCCAGGTCTTCGGCGGACGCGGCTACGACCGCTCGTTCGCGGTCGAGCGCATCTACCGCGAGGTGCGCGTCGACCGGATCTGGGAGGGCACCTCGGAGATCCAGCGCCTCGTGGTCGCGAACGAGCTGATCAAGCGGGGGCTCGGCGTCCTCCGCCTTCCCGGCGCCCAGGTCTGACGGCGCGAGCCCTCCGTCCGCCGTCACGGGGCCGGCACCGCGACGCCTCGGCGTGGCGGGGGCCGTCGGCGGACCTGTGCGCCGTACGTTTGCCGCTAGCACCGGCGGCGCGCGCCCGCTCGTCGTGGTCGGTCTGCCTGGGGCAGGGAGACAGCATGAAGCGCCTTGTGTCCATCGGTGTCATGACCGCGTTCGCGATCGCGGCCCTCGTTCCTGCGGCCCCGGCGTGGGCATGGGACTCGGGGATCGCCGACGGCTCCCAACCGGTGATCTCCGGCGACAACTTCACGATGTGCGCCGTCCGCGAGAGCGCGATGATCTACTGCTGGGGGGCCAACGCGTCGGGTCAGCTCGGGCGCGGAGACGTCAATCCCAGCTTGGCCGTCGCCCCTGTGACGTCGCCGTTGACCTCGCTCGCGCGATCGGTCTCGGTGAACAACGCCACGGTCTGCGCGTTGATGCTCAATCGCACGGTGAAGTGCTGGGGCGCGAACAACCAGGGGATGGTGGGCAACGGCACCACCAGCGCCGCGGTGTCCACGCCCACGACCGTGCCGGGCCTGACCAACGTCGCCGCAGTCACGGTCGGGCTCAACGCGACCTGTGCGGTGAGGCAGGACGGCACGGTCTGGTGCTGGGGCAACCCCCAGTGGCCCGGGTTCACCGGGTTCCCGTCGACGCAGCAGGACTCGCCCGTCAAGGTCGCGGGGATCACGACAGCGACCGACGTCTCCTTGGGCGGCCTGCATGCCTGCGTGCGGCGCGTAGACAAGCGCGTGGTCTGCTGGGGCGCCAACGATTCCGGCCAGCTCGGCGACGGCACGACCTCGCCCCGCACCGGTCTGGTGACCGTGGCGGGCATCTCCGACGCCAGTGCCGTCGTGGTGGGCTACAACGACTCCTGCGCGCTGCGCGCGGGCGGCACGGTGTCGTGCTGGGGCGACAACTCGTACGGGGCGCTCGGGGCGGCGACGAGCGCGACGCACTCCGCCACCCCGGTCCCGGTCTTCGGCGTCGCAGGAGCCACGTCGCTCGCCATGTCTCCCTATGGCGGCTGCGTGACGATCGCCGGGCTGGTGAAGTGCTGGGGCACCGATGACCTCGGCCGTCTCGGGGACGGGCAGTACGTCACCCAGGCCGCTCCCGTTCGCGCCACCGCGAGCCTCGCCAAGGCCACCTCGGTGTGGAGCTCGTACTGGGGCAGCTGCGAGATCGCCGACGGCGGTCGCGTCTGGTGCTGGGGCAACGGCAGCGGAGGCCGCCTGGGCGACGGGACGTCCAACAACGCTCCCGACGGCACCGGCCCGGGCAACGCGTTCGGGATCGCCGCGAATCCGTACCGCGTGGTGCTCGTCAACTCGGCGCCGGGCCGGCCGACCGGGTCGTCGACGGCCGCGAGGAGGATCACGATCTCCTGGACGGCGCCGTCCACCGCCGGCGGCATCTCGGCCCCCCGGGACTACGCCATCTACTACCAAGTCAAGGGTTCGACGGTGTGGAGGAGGTTCGCCGACCCGGTCACGACCAGCCGGAGGGCCACGGTCACGCCGTTGACGTCAGGCAAGTACTACCGCTTCAAGGTGGTACCGCTGAACTGGGCAGGAGCGGGCACCGCCTCCGCCATCTCGGGCTACATCAAGTCCCGGTAGCCCCAGGGGCGGACCGGGGGCATGGTCGGCAGAATGTCCTCATGACCGACACCACCACGCCCTCCGTCGTCTGGCACGAGCACGGCGACTGGACCGACATCCGCTACGCGGTCTCCGACGACGGGATCGCGAAGATCACGATCAACCGTCCCGAGGTGCACAACGCGTTCCGCCCGCAGACGCTCATCGAGATCTCGGCGGCGCTCACGCTCGCGCGCGAGGACGAGTCGGTCGG
Coding sequences within it:
- a CDS encoding acyl-CoA dehydrogenase, which translates into the protein MDFEYTPEQVELQRRAAAYVETLMQHEEAVEASGGRLDPAIQRELEQGARDAGLWAMNMPRELGGAGLTMLERVIVSEQVGKATNCLWDFTWWPANVLVHATPEQRERFLLPVIRGEVRDAYAVTEPGAGSDAGGVTTTATKVDGGWLINGEKWFVTAGDVADFLIVHANAGPEAAPTLFLVEKDSPGVEILHTPSFMHTPVLGHPQIGFTDVLVPDDHVLGEVGQGFDLTKEWFVEERLLIAARTIGAAERALQHARDWAVEREQFGRPIAEFQLVQAMLADSAVDIAVNRAYYHQVAGEIDAGADPKTMHAKASIAKLSASEASGRVADRCLQVFGGRGYDRSFAVERIYREVRVDRIWEGTSEIQRLVVANELIKRGLGVLRLPGAQV